One Ananas comosus cultivar F153 linkage group 1, ASM154086v1, whole genome shotgun sequence DNA window includes the following coding sequences:
- the LOC109707575 gene encoding protein ROOT HAIR DEFECTIVE 3-like — protein sequence MEHNPSNAQKSSGIAAITPNITNPNMDAQALLAGLQGLAGTAAGQVDVSSLLSNLMQQLAVSAHAQQQQQQQEQEQEPEPMCVAGPMQMIGGDGTFFQHDVDDFILSAKEIAPASADYAVVSIIGAQSSGKSYLLNRLFGTNFQVMDAAKGRGQTTKGMWLSRCAKPSMLVMDVEGFDGRERGEDDTSFEKQAALFSLTISDLMMVNMWLRDIGRQHGGSIPLFKTIFQERAKLEPGKTRVLVIVRGYDYETPMENLQNDLVTQMEELWESVNKQPGKENKLFSDYIEVMVFALPDKLLVQNFKEQVTNLRNWFSKGGIAGLRQDKVAASGFAFSAKGIWETIRQNKELDLPAHRILVSTCFCEKIVRENLDALALHEDYMSMKSGAQYSPKEFSTKLEGLLEFVLTRYDAETDMYDANVRATKRHELENGTLHLLEPFCKDMFNRLRTTTACESKDKIAAQLRNADDPATAVDASVQACLKEFTESCKELSSRYQVLCDENCKELRNELTSFAQIKAESIKEQRMREELERQRIEADREAERAREEAERLREEAKRTKEDAEREIERINQMRELAQRQAEENARRGQVPQGPRIDPVLDGILSFSPVWHVVKLFF from the exons ATGGAACATAACCCAAGCAACGCTCAGAAATCTTCCGGGATTGCGGCTATAACTCCTAACATAACTAATCCCAACATGGACGCGCAAGCTCTGCTAGCCGGCTTGCAAGGATTGGCTGGCACCGCTGCCGGGCAGGTGGACGTGAGCAGCTTGCTGAGCAATCTAATGCAGCAGCTGGCCGTGTCCGCTCAtgcacagcagcagcagcagcagcaggagcaggagcaggagccGGAGCCGATGTGCGTGGCGGGGCCCATGCAGATGATCGGCGGGGACGGCACCTTCTTCCAGCACGACGTCGACGACTTCATCCTCTCCGCCAAGGAGATCGCCCCCGCCAGCGCCGACTACGCCGTCGTATCCATCATCGGCGCCCAGAGCAGTG GGAAAAGCTATTTGCTGAACCGCCTTTTCGGGACCAACTTTCAGGTGATGGATGCTGCCAAAGGGAG GGGACAAACTACCAAAGGAATGTGGCTCTCAAGGTGCGCAAAACCATCCATGTTGGTTATGGATGTAGAGGGGTTTGAtggaagagaaagaggggag GATGACACATCGTTTGAAAAGCAAGCTGCTCTCTTTTCGTTAACTATCTCGGATCTTATGATGGTGAACAT GTGGCTACGAGATATTGGCCGACAACATGGTGGTAGCATTCCACTTTTCAAGACAATATTTCAG GAAAGAGCAAAGCTGGAGCCCGGTAAAACTAGAGTATTAGTCATTGTACGTGGCTATGATTATGAG ACTCCAATGGAAAATTTACAGAACGACTTGGTCACACAGATGGAAGAG CTATGGGAGTCGGTGAACAAACAACCTGGTAAAGAAAATAAACTGTTCAGTGACTACATTGAG GTGATGGTATTTGCTTTACCCGACAAACTTCTAGTACAAAATTTCAAAGAACAG GTGACAAACTTGAGGAACTGGTTTTCCAAGGGAGGTATTGCGGGGCTCCGACAGGACAAGGTCGCTGCATCAGGATTTGCGTTCAGTGCAAAAGGGATATGGGAAACCATTCGACAAAACAAGGAACTTGATCTGCCAGCTCACAGG ATCCTAGTGTCTACCTGCTTCTGTGAAAAAATTGTGAGGGAAAATCTTGATGCTTTGGCATTACATGAG GATTATATGTCTATGAAGAGTGGAGCACAATATTCTCCAAAGGAATTCAGCACAAAGCTGGAGGGACTTCTAGAGTTCGTGTTGACAAG ATACGATGCAGAGACTGACATGTATGATGCAAATGTGCGAGCTACTAAACGCCATGAGTTGGAGAATGGAACACTTCAT CTTCTGGAGCCTTTTTGCAAGGATATGTTCAATCGTCTTCGCACAACAACAGCATGTGAAAGTAAAGATAAAATTGCTGCTCAATTGAGAAATGCTGATGATCCCGCCACTGCAGTTGATGCTTCAGTCCAGGCTTGCTTGAAGGAGTTCACTGAGTCATGCAAAG AGTTGAGCTCAAGATACCAAGTTCTGTGTGATGAGAACTGCAAGGAGCTGAGGAATGAGCTGACATCATTTGCTCAAATCAAGGCAGAAAGCATTAAG GAGCAACGCATGAGGGAGGAACTGGAGCGCCAAAGGATTGAAGCCGATCGTGAAGCGGAACGAGCGAGGGAAGAAGCAGAACGTTTGAGGGAGGAAGCCAAGCGTACAAAGGAGGATGCAGAGCGCGAAATTGAGCGCATCAACCAAATGCGAGAGTTGGCACAGCGCCAAGCTGAAGAAAACGCACGAAGAGGGCAGGTCCCACAAGGACCGCGAATTGATCCCGTGCTTGATGGGATTTTGAGCTTCTCACCGGTTTGGCACGTTGTCAAGCTATTCTTCTAA